One Candidatus Aquicultor sp. genomic window, GCGATGATCCCTTTATGAATGGCAATATCGGCGGTGTCGAATGCGCCGTTTAGCACATTAACGATCTCGGCGTTTTTAAGCACGAACTCAGCCGGGATGTCGCCTTTAGCTACCTGAATTAACTCGTAAAGCTCCTCGTAATCCATGCAGACATTATTCCTATCTAGCAGCTTTTATTAACATGGATGGTCGCAGTGCGGCTGATCGCCGTTAGATATCGGAGTGTTGAGATTGCTGCTGCAAGGGGTGTGATGGCAAAGCGGTTGCATGCGGGAAAAGAAAAACCGCGGTGTTCGACACCGCGGTTTAGTAGATATAAGCAGGTGGGGCTGATTCCAACACACCTCTACTCTTCGGACATTTAAAGCTCCGCTAATGCCTCATCGCATATACGGAGAAATCTTGTCATAACCCACGTAGACGGCAATTTATCTAGAAACGGCATAAACACTGCTCTGTTCTCTTCTGCTTTTGCCCGGAACACCGGGTCAGCCATAAATTTTTCAACGAGCTTGGTCTTGGCATCGTCGAGGCTCACAATTTGTGTTATAGCCTCGACGTCTTGATGGAATGTTTCTAGTTCAGTTTGCGTACATGCTCTAGCCATACTACGCCTCCTTATTGATACAGCCCTCCTGCCTCAACCTCCTTATTGGCGGAAAATGTGAGAAATATTTGCCAACCGCATAAAATACTTGTTATCTCAATATTACACTATAGATTAGAGATTTCCTTCTAATGTCTTAAACTTTAATCCTCTCGTATATGACACGGCTTATCGTATAGATGCGCGCTTTATATCATTCGGTAGCTGAGCGTTATACGCCGGTACTACCGAAACCACCCGCACCCCGAACGGTGTCATCAAGCTCATCAACGACGTTAAATGTTACCTGCTCTACCCTCTGGATAACGAGCTGGGCTATCTTGTCCCCACGCCGTATCTCAAAAGGAGCTGATGTATCGGTGTTAATGATAATGACGCCGATCTCTCCCCTGTATTTGCTGTCGATAAGCCCGGGTGTGTTGACAATGCTGATCCCGTGTTTAAGCGCAAGCCCGCTTCGCGGTTGTACAAAACCCGCATAACCATCTGGTATTGCAATAGCTGCGCCCGATGGTATAAGCGCCCGCTCCCCCGGTGGAATGATCTGATCGATCCGGCTGCGCAGGTCGCAACCGGCGTCTCCCTCGTGAGCATATTCCGGCGCTGGCATATCTGCATCAAGCATTTTGATATTAATGCGCAATCTAGTGCCTCCTCTGTTGTGTGTTGCTATTTGATATTAGACACTATGGTATCAGAAAGTGTTGA contains:
- the dut gene encoding dUTP diphosphatase, whose amino-acid sequence is MRINIKMLDADMPAPEYAHEGDAGCDLRSRIDQIIPPGERALIPSGAAIAIPDGYAGFVQPRSGLALKHGISIVNTPGLIDSKYRGEIGVIIINTDTSAPFEIRRGDKIAQLVIQRVEQVTFNVVDELDDTVRGAGGFGSTGV